The segment gtaagtggagctgataaaatggacagtgaatgtagaaacaaggaggtggttttaatgttatggctgattggtgtattaacatctattacatttatacagtataacagCACTGGGACTTTTGCTATACATATCACTCAGCTGTACATCAGCACTCCTCAAATGCCTCTAGTCAAATCAGATTACTTGGTCTGAACGAACtgttgtataatgtatataatttgTGTAGTAATTGAATTTAACCTACAGATGCATGGCATGCACGCGCACTTGGCTGTCGCAGCTCTAAATAACGCCACTGACTTTGCAGCATATGATgtcctcatagtgcagattgaATTTACCCACTCACTGGAATGGCCATTCAATATTGACAATTATCACATTTAGCAGGTTATCCAATGCAACTTAGATTTGTGATTTGTGGCAGCTTGGCATGATGGGACTTCAGTCATCAAACTATAAAGCTTAACTAGTAGGCTTAACTATTATTTGCTAATTACATTTGTGAcatttggcagacacttttatccaaatcaaattagagtactgtgacagtatgcaaTTTAAAtggttgagggttaaggaccttgctcaagggcccaacagtggcaaacgtACATAAGTGGGAATTGCaccagtgaccttctaattactagtacagtaccctaaccactcgGCTACACTCAGATTGTGCACATATCCAGACTCAAGGGGACTCAAATACCAAGTGGCTACCTGGCAAAAAAGTTTGTAGCTAAATATTAAGCTGTATAAATTACCACATTTGGTTGAGTTAATGACGCACAGCAGCAGGGTCTtgaagacctgggtttgatcctatCCTCCATCACACATCTGTTTTGGTCAATTTGCTAATTTAAAATGCTAATTTAAAATGCCTTTAGGTGTTCAAGTGCAAGCGTGTTGGCCTGTAATGGATTAACAGCCTCAATATGGTGTATTTCTATCCCGCACCCAGGCTTTCTGGGTGGCACTGGACACACTATGCTGAAGCTGTTAATGTGGGACTTGGGTTATTTCCAATTAATCAGAGAATCAATCAATTTATTTCCAAAGTAGAAATCATTTGTGACATTCCTCCATTTACATCACCTCCTAATTTAGATTTAAGCAAGTTGGAACAAAACAATTAGAATACGAGACGTTTAACATGGTAATGGTACTGAGATCACAGCTGCTCAGGTTATTATTAGTTTCAGAACAAGTGTGGTGGAGATCCCCGGTTAGAGAAGCTCTAATTATAATTACTGTTACTAAAGCAGCGGGTGATGTGGACCTGAAGTTCAGGTTTCTAAATTGTTTTCTGCTTATAAGGCTTAATGTGActgtaagtaaatgtatttAGATCACACATAAACATCTGAACTGTGATTAAACCTAGATTTTTCTCTGTAcattatatgtgtatatgtgactGTACCATTTCAATATACAGAACATAAAGCTCTGTAGGAACAATTTTATTTTTGTCCATATGTGTGATTGACAAGTCACTATTGTGATTGATATTTACATTCATCCACATGCTATCAAAACCATTGATAATTGAACGTTTGTACAGATAAAATGTGCTTACCAGCCATAAGTGTCTGTTAAATTGTTTCTTCAACATAATCTGAAATTTGTCTATTCTCTTAAACctttgtttaactgacaaaagtataaataaaaaaattccaaTGTTTTGCTGACCaatgtaattgtattttgtaaatataaacaaatttagaattcgtgtgcaacacactccaaaaaaaaaaaaaaacccgttggaacagaggcatgtttacccatGTTACATCCCTGTTCCTATTAATGACCCTTTTTGGTCCATTTGGGAACTGGGGGTACCAATTGGTGCAGTTATGCAAGTGCAATTTGCTACAGGACTTCAGCTGCTAAACAGTCTGTGGTCGCTGTTGTCCAATTTCTTCTTCATGATGTgccttacatttttaatagaagaCAAATCAGGActacagacaggccagtcaagcacacacactcagtgtTGTAACACGTGCCAGTTAGGCCTGGCTTTGGTACTTAACATGAAAAGACGTCGCCGTAGCAGCATGTTTTTCTAAATTTCCAGTTGTACCTCCACACATATGCATACCATGATGGATGTTGGCTGTTGCAACTTTACCAAGAACCCAATGTATTTTAccagaaaacaagctgaaatgtggacttaTCTGACCATGGCACACGTTTTCACTGTCTGTGTCCAATTGAGATGAGCTCGGACCAGAGAAAGTGCTGTTTCTACATAGAATTGATGTCTAGGTTTTAGGTTTTGTAGAATTTCATTTTATACCCAGCTATGATTCTTTCACCTTGTACTAATTCActtgcttattgtgaaatgtagcttaaaatatataaataactataaatgactattaatatataaacaaaaactatttttattacattgtaCAAAACTAccctggaaatggggtttgtgaaTAATAACCTGTGTATATTTCTGTGATACAATAAATATTACTGTATGAGATTAAATAATTGTGGTTTCCAGATATTTAACCCTAATAATTTACCCatcgtcaccaccaccacatttACTGTTTGTTCTGCTCTTAAATCTGATCATATATGAGTAATATGCTACTTGTCTTTTTACTCAAGTCTTTATTTTGATGAGTACTTGTGTTTAATTCATTATTACTTTTACAGCAAGGGTTCTTTTTGGCCAACACTAAATGAAATCACATGCAGTAATTGAAAATCAGGCTAAGCCTAAGCTTTGTAAGACCTCTGTTGATTTGtcggtgtttgtgtgtgcaggtgAGTTGCGGCACATCAGTAACCTGAAGCCGTGGGGTCTGTTCGAGGTGCTGCTGGAGAAATACGAGTGGCCGTTGGAGCAGGCAGCTCAGTTCAGTGACTTCCTCCTCACCATGTTAGCGTATGTTCCAGAGAAAAGAGCTACTGCAGCAGAATGCCTGCAGCACCCCTGGCTAAACTCCTAGCAAAAAAAATGCACTTCTCACTGTCTGTGCAGTTTGTGTTGGAGGTCAGATAGGTAAGCGGTTCACAGGTACACACCCAGTTTAGTGTAGTGACGGAACCAGACAGAAGGAACAGCAGCAACGTGAGCACACCACATTCGTAGATAGAACCTCATCTGTTGtttttatatgaatatttaAAGAAGCTTTGATCGCTTCATGGTGCAGAGGAAATGTGATGTCTGTAACCCATCACCAGTTTTCATCATACGGTCATTTCAATGTGTAGGATGGTCAAATGTTTATATGTTACAATAGTGCCTTGACACCCTAAgataaaaatggaaatgttttaaaaaagaaaaaagcagaCTTCTCCTTTTTATATTTGTTGGCAGTGTGAGGAATGCTTGTTTGTGGAACTACAGCACTATACATAAAGATAGAATAAAGAGATTCATTATTAAAGATGTGTTTTACTGACAAATAAACTACTGAAAATCAGATGCCACACAAGCAGACATCTTGTAATGACTTTCCTGTGCATGTATGTTTGGTTCGGTAAGCAAAGCAGCACTATCATTTTAACACAATGATGGAGTGAAATTTTACAGGGTTGCGTTtacaccgggaaacactggccGCACAGCAGTTATACCCTGGACAGCATGGTATTTAATCTGTCCCGGGGCTTCAGCCATTGTCCCTCTCTCAGacctagccaatcatgtctgcaccATTGAGACTGGAACACAGATATCAGCAGTGGTGATGCTCCCAGGTATCTGTAGCTTTAACTGTCTAAAGATCATTTACAATACAATATCAAATTTTACtctgggctagcgtaatagacagCCGCACCTCCTGAGCATCAGTTGAGTTTTAATCTATCAATCAGTTTGATAACGGTTGATGTCCTTTATCAAAACACTGGCCACATGGCAGGACTAATACATCAGAATTAAatcaacacacatttactcacatttgGGAGcaatttactttattaaaaaaaaaaaaaaaaaaatcctagaAGATTCTGGAGTGGTTGTCACAGTCTGACTTAAACCCCATACAGCATCTTTGGTAAAATTTGGTGGGATATTAGTGAACTGGGGGCCATTGCCCATGATAAATGGGTTAAGATTCCTCAGGAATGCTGCCAGAAGATGGTGTCTGACTATATGTGTCTTGTTTGCAGCAGGTCATAATAGCAAAAGTGTGCTGTACTAAGTACTAAAAACACTTAACCCCCATTtgaaggggttgaataattctgaGACTGCAGTAGTTATTGAAAATGGCATTTTGTGCTGAACTTTTTGCTAATAAGCCTAACTTGCAATGGGGATAAAATAATTTGGACTGCAACTATATGTGAATACACGAAAATTAAAATGGGTTAAATGTCTATAATAGCACCAAGTCTCTGAGCTGATGCAGCTTAGTGCAgacagtcctgatctgtcctgTAGAAACTGGTTTGTCCATAAGGGGACATAAAGTCCTTAATTAGAATCTAgcacacagaaaaaaaagagtGAAGAGTGCTGGTGTGTCTTATTAACATGTTTGTTTTGGTAAACAACTGAACCACAGACATATGTTACAAGCTCATATGTCCCTCAGACCAACTGTCTGCTGATCGAACTGGATTTTTAAGGAGAAACAAGCAGCATTTTTTTCATCTTGAAACCTTCAGTCCTACCACAAATTACCACCAATACTGTCCACTGTTATTCCAGCACAAGAAAGATGGACCACTAGCTCTATATTGGTTTTCTAATCAATTGCAAAGTGAAATGCTGCTTGTTGGTCCATTACCACCAGCTAATTTAGACACAGCACCTCTGCACTATGGAGCACAGTGCTGTTGGCACTGCTAAATTAGTCCATAGTTTTTCAACCAAAAGTCACTTTTTCTTGCGCACCACTGTCCacccatcttcttcctcctgtGTAGGTGCAGATGTAGATGGCTGTTGCTGTTTTACTGTTGCACTGCTTACTGAAGATCCTTCTCCAGCATCATCACACTCCATAGACTAAACAGAAAGACCCAGAAGGACGTGTATCAACTGTAAATGTTTACATCAGTACAATACAGAACTGCCTAGCCTTACTGTCTAAACATACCTCACCTTTAATGTCTATATTCATGTATGTCAAGCTTTTAATACTTCAATACACAGTATGGTCATAaacatgtggacaccccttctaaataTTCAGCTGTTTAAGTCACACCAACCGAtaacagatgtttgtttgtcatgttttacactttggttacattcatgacagaaacggtagttactcattacacaaggttatatcgaacacagtcatggacaattcagtgtctccaattcacctcacttgcacatctttggactgtgggaggaaaccggagctcccggaggaaacccacgcggacacagggagaacatgcaaactccacacagaaaggacccggaccgccccaccttctAATGCAcaccatattcatccattcaagaatattttcatatgcacatttgtcagttattcatgtatttgctgtcttagctaataaaagctatctatactagaatatgtaaacagctagcaagcaaatagtattggacatattcaagattcaagagcctaatctttggttgtctttcaaaagatcagtaaatatgtttttgactacaaacacttacaaatgtcagtagtttctgtcaaattccatagtaaatacataagggtcatttttgtcccatgttgtgcattagaagggtagtgatacaaaaatgatttttattaaaaaagcaaaaaatataaaactgaaataaggatttgtgatgatcaaaaacactcagttgggtcacttttgacccaggttgtgcatcaaagggttaataaAACAACTGAACCTGGTGTTTTTCAAACCTTGAGAATGGGGGACTGTAGAACCTCAATTAATATTATGACAGACCTAGTGGACTAAAATGATCTTACCATtcccatttttttaaaaacttaatgtaaataatgtaccCAGCAAAGCTGTACTGTCTCATATGTTGCCTTCATGTTCTGCTAAGGTAAACATCTAAATATAGAATTTATTAGCAGTACAAACCTCATCATCTTCACTATCTTCCTCATCCTCTGTAGGTGCTTTCACAGGTGTAACCTTTGCCCTCCCAGCAGCCTTTTTCTGAGTCAGCTGGCTGATGTGTTCTTTGACCTTGGCTAACTGTCCCTGTTGACACTGCtgaaacatcacacacatcttctgtgccacctgaaaaacacaaagaatCACCAGCTGAACTAAAGACAGAGCAAGTGTAGTGAAACTGAACGGTAAACATTATGTACACAAACATAATCCCATCCTAGGTAAGCTAGGAAACTTCAGAACAGGCTCATTAGCAGCACATAACCTCACATTATTCTGACTTTTAAACCAAGTGACCAAAAAAAATCGATGACTACCAAAATATTACATATGCTTagaaaataaaccaaataaagGAGTCAGGCTGTCGAACAGTTAAGAAAGCTTGTCCAGTTAAAAACTTATGCTACTGCAGAATTTGTTAAAAATCTAACTACTGACACATTTAAGTATACTTAATTAGACAACAAATGTGTTGATAAAAATGTTGCTCGAATCTTATTTATTAACTTATGACAGTCAATACATGTACACTTGATTATTCAAGTCATTcaatttatattaaacatatcTAACCTGTGGCAAACTCCCATCATCCACGACAGTGTCAAATTCGTTATTCATCAGCTCAGACAGGAAGTCCTCCACTTCATCCTGTTCTAGGTCTCCTGTATGCAAACAATAATTACTGGTTATTACACACCAAAACCAAAAAATATTATGTCATATCTAATTTACAGTTAACAAATCAACCCAAAATTCAATAGAAAACATACTGTTGTCATGGAAATACTGTTGAACTGCATCCACCATCCAGTCGGCCTTCTGCTGACTGTAAACTCCACCAAAGCCATTATCAACGGCTATCTGAAaagagtaataataaaaaacaataagtgCATGCTACATTTGTTTAGTTACCATTAGATGCCTACAGTTTAATTTACACAGTGTATCAGCTTCTTAAAAGGCTTCCTAAGGCTGCATTATGCTACTATACATACAGACGTAATGTCTCTGGACAATTAGAAAGATGTGTGGGGCAGTTTAAAAGTCAGGAGGGTTACAGGTCTTGTTCAAGGACTTTTGAGAGCTGGCATTAAAATCCTCAACCTTTGATTTATAGCCTAGATACAGACAATGTTATGGTTCCAATAGGAAGGTTGAGGTTTTAAATCCCGACTTACGCAAGCAGCCATTGTTGGGCACTCTCCCACTACAGACTGCTAATGTGACTATACAGTATGAGGAAGTAAATGCTAAAAACAGGAAGGCCCAGTCACAAAAATATGATTTGATTTAAAGCTGAACACTAAACACAACAATGCAACAAACAACAGTCCACTGGAAAAACCTCAGATCTGGGTGTCCATATATATTTCTATTCCCAATACTGGTTTGTTTTTAAGCACTGCAAATTTGATATCTTTTAAATGAGATATGTTCTATCTCAGCTCAGCTCACTTTTCAGGAACGTTAATTCTTGTTTAAAACCCCTGCACTGCTCAGGTCACCCAGTATTACTGTGCATTCTACGTGACATCAAACCAAGTGTACTGAAGCAGACCATGTAGAGCAATAAACAGTGTAGAGGGTCGATTTTTCAAATATGATCATCACAGAATAGCCACTGTTGTTGGACAGCACAAGCGCCAGGTTTTTTAagttcattaataataaaaaagttatcTGCGACCAGCCCGTGTGTGGCATTACCTGGGACGCTTGCCAAAGCCAATTTAAATTATGATCTCAGACCATCACAAACTGCAGTAACTGTGGAAATAGTCATACAGCTAAATGGAAAAAGTGTCCAGTGTTTAAACAACAATGTCACAATtgcaaaaaaactaaaccaaacTAAACCATAAGTTGCTGTGAGTGTAGACCacaaaatcaaaaacatttcagaCGAAGTTGTCAACTACTGGAACCTGTTCGAAAAAAAGTTTGACCAACATCTCAACAAAAGGCTCACACCAAAGCACCACTATGATGAACCGAGTCACCCACTTCATCCTTAAGAGAGGTACAAGTGCAGACCCCTAAGTATACAACCCATTTGGGACTGTGaagcaggggcgtaactactgtgggggcaggtgcactggggcccaagGCGGGCGGGGGTGTGGGCTTCTCCACAACCCCCCTATCGCActgtataaatattatttactgTCAACTTATTTAAATCAAAATCTAGTTTTGTGTCAACTGTTACATATGTTAATTTGTGaatacttttaatattattgtagCAAATAAAGAAACCCTACTGCTTGTAATGTCATCAACAATGTGTTCATAAAACTACAGCAAAACTAAACCTTGTGACACATTGCTCACTTTTACAGTTAATAATCCAACAatctacacagatcagccataacattaaaaccacctccttgtttctacacacattttccattttatcagcttcacttaccatatagaagcactttgtagttctacaattactgactgctatgtttctctgcatgctttgttagctccctttcatgctgttcttcaatggtcaggactctcccaggacccccacagagcaggtattatttgggtggtggatcactctcagcactgcagtgacactgacatggtggtggtgtgttagtgtgtgttgtgctggtatgagtggatcagacacagcagcgctgatggagtttttaaacacctcactgtcactgctggactgagaatagtccaccaaccaaaaatatccagccaacagtgctcaatgggcagtgtcctgtgaccactgatgaacgtctagaagatgatcaactcaaacagcagcaatagatgagcgatcgtctctgactttacatctacaaggtgcagcaactaggtaggagtgtctaatagagtggacagtgagtggacactgtgtttaaaaactccagcagtgctgctgtgtctgatccactcacaaccagcacagcacacactaacacaccaccaccatgtcagtgtcactgcagtgctgagaatcatccaccacctacataatacctgctctgtgttggtcatgaccattgaggaacagggtaaaagcaggctaaaaaagtatgtagagaaacagatggactacagtcagtgattgtagaactacaaagtgctcctatatg is part of the Trichomycterus rosablanca isolate fTriRos1 chromosome 7, fTriRos1.hap1, whole genome shotgun sequence genome and harbors:
- the tsr2 gene encoding pre-rRNA-processing protein TSR2 homolog yields the protein MATLTSSPREVFTEAVRVVLEAWPVLQIAVDNGFGGVYSQQKADWMVDAVQQYFHDNRDLEQDEVEDFLSELMNNEFDTVVDDGSLPQVAQKMCVMFQQCQQGQLAKVKEHISQLTQKKAAGRAKVTPVKAPTEDEEDSEDDESMECDDAGEGSSVSSATVKQQQPSTSAPTQEEEDGWTVVRKKK